The Benincasa hispida cultivar B227 chromosome 9, ASM972705v1, whole genome shotgun sequence genome has a segment encoding these proteins:
- the LOC120085712 gene encoding phosphoglycerate mutase-like protein 1 isoform X1, with protein MDSAGGLSLYPSHRCKTIHLVRHAQGTHNVATEKDRSLLQSYDYFDAQLSPLGWQQVDNLRKHVQSCGISKTIELVIVSPLLRTMQTAVGTFGGDEYKDGINVPPLMVANAGGSNHPAISSLNCPPFLAVELCRERLGVHPCDKRRSISEYRPLFPAIDFSLIEHDNDILWTPDKRETNDQIVARGLKFLNWLWTRKEKEIAIVTHSAFLFELLKCFGNDCHPSIKNEICKYFTNCELRSMVIVDKSMTGSDISRTNYPGKIPQGLDLPSDVATEKQPEKVVTSDVEA; from the exons ATGGACTCTGCAGGAGGTTTGAGTTTGTATCCCTCGCACCGTTGTAAAACTATTCATCTG GTGAGACATGCACAAGGAACTCATAATGTTGCAACGGAAAAGGATCGCAGTTTGCTTCAATCTTATGATTATTTTGATGCTCAACTTTCCCCTTTAGGATGGCAACAG GTTGATAATCTGCGGAAGCATGTGCAATCATGTGGAATTTCAAAGACAATTGAGTTAGTCATCGTCTCCCCCTTGTTAAG GACTATGCAAACAGCAGTTGGAACCTTTGGTGGGGATGAGTACAAAGATGGTATAAATGTTCCTCCGTTAATGGTAGCAAATGCGGGGGGCAGCAACCATCCTGCAATTTCAAGTCTTAACTGCCCGCCATTTTTAGCAGTAGAGCTTTGTAGGGAACGTTtg GGTGTTCATCCATGTGATAAGAGGAGAAGCATTAGCGAGTATCGGCCTCTTTTCCCTGCAATTGATTTTTCATTG ATTGAACATGATAATGATATCCTGTGGACACCGGACAAGAGAGAGACGAATGACCAGATTGTAGCAAGAGGACTGAAGTTTCTGAATTG GCTGTGGACTCGGAAGGAGAAAGAGATTGCAATTGTCACCCACAGTGCATTCTTATTTGAGCTCCTGAAATGTTTTGGAAATGACTGCCATCCATCTATAAAGAACGAAATCTGCAAATA TTTTACGAACTGCGAGCTtcgatccatggttattgttgACAAGAG TATGACAGGATCAGATATCTCAAGGACTAATTACCCCGGCAAAATTCCTCAAGGTCTTGATCTCCCTAGTGACGTTGCCACTGAGAAGCAACCGGAGAAAGTAGTTACAAGTGATGTTGAAGCTTGA
- the LOC120085711 gene encoding protein odr-4 homolog, with the protein MVKTVVGEESRLKIVEDRLAQSAIPSEIGLAIGRLSSPLDRGFVFDLIPTPPNDAGEAACSILGAIKDDKKKGSKGKSPAVDSSSLVIDKDWVAEHARQVRRMLPGGVKVVGIYVWASEMAVKNSTLMLCQTVKAVAEAAPFSVNVLEERLLIHICYSPRRWTCRNFFLTSNLTSNSLRPCDFKMARVLTSLQTFKCIFNFDMRLPVWRASNVQRLVDVIRNGISIQADVLNGAKAVIDGNLVVSDDLSMTGDLHEIELLLPFLKNTSFEVCSQKDADGILVFRGSVCSFAYLNSKEPISEAVMEIKGDIITSLQSRLDIICDEVDAEDRDVSDDVHGDANEVTSAQHVSQLFLHSLRKKCDLSFPRRVFVPWLADIYVCDYLQPSETTEVLKEHFTELMSTEAPMDKTSILEPEKEALSLSAELFWDVAVPIQSTETSLVMNNINDDTRTGGDVISGSKSSGINIMVAVFVLILAVIIGYVLLFNMGS; encoded by the exons ATGGTGAAAACTGTGGTCGGAGAAGAATCTCGGCTCAAAATCGTCGAGGATCGCCTCGCTCAGTCCGCAATTCCATCGGAG ATCGGCCTTGCAATCGGAAGACTTAGCTCTCCATTAGATAGAGGTTTTGTGTTCGATTTGATCCCAACTCCTCCCAACGATGCCGGAGAGGCGGCTTGTTCCATCCTCGGCGCCATTAAAGACGATAAGAAGAAGGGATCGAAAGGAAAATCTCCGGCTGTCGATTCATCGTCTTTGGTTATTGACAAGGATTGGGTTGCTGAACATGCCCGCCAG GTTCGGAGAATGCTACCGGGTGGTGTGAAGGTGGTTGGCATTTATGTATGGGCTAGTGAAATGgcggttaagaattcaaccttAATGCTTTGCCAG ACTGTAAAGGCTGTTGCAGAAGCAGCACCATTTTCAGTCAATGTCTTGGAGGAAAGACTTCTCATCCATATCTGTTATAGTCCAAGGAG GTGGACATGTCGGAATTTCTTTTTGACTTCAAATCTCACATCAAACAGCTTGCGTCcttgtgattttaaaatggcaAGAGTCTTAACATCACTTCAGACATTTAAGTGTATATTCAACTTTGATATGAG GTTACCTGTTTGGAGGGCATCAAATGTCCAAAGATTAGTAGATGTAATTCGTAATGGAATTTCCATTCAAGCTGATGTTCTAAACGGTGCGAAGGCCGTGATTGATGGAAATCTG GTTGTTAGTGATGACCTTTCTATGACAGGGGACTTGCATGAAATTGAATTACTCCTGCCATTCCTGAAAAATACGTCTTTTGAAG TGTGCAGCCAAAAAGATGCTGATGGTATCCTGGTCTTTAGAGGCTCTGTTTGTTCTTTTGCTTATTTGAATTCAAAAGAACCTATTTCCGAAGCTGTAATGGAAATAAAG GGAGATATCATCACAAGTTTACAGAGTAGATTGGACATAATATGTGATGAGGTAGATGCAGAAGATAGAGATGTATCTGATGACGTTCATGGGGATGCAAATGAAGTGACATCAGCACAGCACGTTTCTCAGCTCTTCCTTCACTCGTTGAG GAAAAAGTGTGATCTCTCATTTCCTCGCAGAGTATTTGTTCCTTGGTTGGCAGACATTTATGTTTGCGACTACTTGCAACCATCTGAAACAACTGAG GTTTTAAAAGAACATTTTACTGAATTAATGTCCACTGAAGCACCAATGGACAAGACGTCAATTCTCGAACCAGAAAAAGAGGCCCTTTCCCTCTCAGCAGAATTATTTTGGGATGTGGCCGTCCCCATCCAGTCGACTGAGACTTCTTTAGTGATGAACAACATAAACGATGATACGAGAACGGGTGGTGACGTAATTTCGGGCAGCAAGTCGAGTGGTATTAATATTATGGTGGCTGTTTTCGTTCTTATCCTTGCAGTTATCATTGGATATGTGTTGCTTTTCAATATGGGGTCATGA
- the LOC120085712 gene encoding phosphoglycerate mutase-like protein 1 isoform X2 codes for MDSAGGLSLYPSHRCKTIHLVRHAQGTHNVATEKDRSLLQSYDYFDAQLSPLGWQQVDNLRKHVQSCGISKTIELVIVSPLLRTMQTAVGTFGGDEYKDGINVPPLMVANAGGSNHPAISSLNCPPFLAVELCRERLIEHDNDILWTPDKRETNDQIVARGLKFLNWLWTRKEKEIAIVTHSAFLFELLKCFGNDCHPSIKNEICKYFTNCELRSMVIVDKSMTGSDISRTNYPGKIPQGLDLPSDVATEKQPEKVVTSDVEA; via the exons ATGGACTCTGCAGGAGGTTTGAGTTTGTATCCCTCGCACCGTTGTAAAACTATTCATCTG GTGAGACATGCACAAGGAACTCATAATGTTGCAACGGAAAAGGATCGCAGTTTGCTTCAATCTTATGATTATTTTGATGCTCAACTTTCCCCTTTAGGATGGCAACAG GTTGATAATCTGCGGAAGCATGTGCAATCATGTGGAATTTCAAAGACAATTGAGTTAGTCATCGTCTCCCCCTTGTTAAG GACTATGCAAACAGCAGTTGGAACCTTTGGTGGGGATGAGTACAAAGATGGTATAAATGTTCCTCCGTTAATGGTAGCAAATGCGGGGGGCAGCAACCATCCTGCAATTTCAAGTCTTAACTGCCCGCCATTTTTAGCAGTAGAGCTTTGTAGGGAACGTTtg ATTGAACATGATAATGATATCCTGTGGACACCGGACAAGAGAGAGACGAATGACCAGATTGTAGCAAGAGGACTGAAGTTTCTGAATTG GCTGTGGACTCGGAAGGAGAAAGAGATTGCAATTGTCACCCACAGTGCATTCTTATTTGAGCTCCTGAAATGTTTTGGAAATGACTGCCATCCATCTATAAAGAACGAAATCTGCAAATA TTTTACGAACTGCGAGCTtcgatccatggttattgttgACAAGAG TATGACAGGATCAGATATCTCAAGGACTAATTACCCCGGCAAAATTCCTCAAGGTCTTGATCTCCCTAGTGACGTTGCCACTGAGAAGCAACCGGAGAAAGTAGTTACAAGTGATGTTGAAGCTTGA
- the LOC120084472 gene encoding LOW QUALITY PROTEIN: phosphoglycerate mutase-like protein 1 (The sequence of the model RefSeq protein was modified relative to this genomic sequence to represent the inferred CDS: deleted 1 base in 1 codon) has translation MTMNITIYPHCLFCFSLIRNGSKQFATARRLSSLHPPIRASSRTSSSSVLCSFSRSSDMYGSGDLSLYPSHRTKTVHLVRHAQGFHNVAGEKDVNEYLSFDYFDAQLTSLGWKQVGNLRKHVQSCGLSKRIELVITSPLFRTMETAVGTFGGESYSDGINVPPLMVANAGDCNRPAISSLNCPPFLAIELCREHLGVHPCDKRRSISEYRSLFPAIDFSLIEHDEDILWKPDIRETNDEVAERGLKFLKWLWTRKEKEIAVVSHSGFLFHALSAFGNDCCPSIKDEICKHFSNCELRSFVLVDRSMIGLESSTTNFPGGLPKGIDLPSDVAAEKHPRREFQMKMWLDLEKQRLLFSSSPWELCFCNKVSHNSIFMNFLLTSFERTVIHGIVIVVASFCNWI, from the exons ATGACAATGAATATTACTATATATCCTCATTGTTTATTCTGTTTCTCGCTTATAAGAAACGGGTCAAAGCAATTTGCTACCGCTAGACGACTCTCTTCGCTTCATCCTCCCATTAGAGCCTCTTCGCgaacttcttcttcctctgttCTTTGCTCTTTTTCTCGCTCTTCAG ATATGTACGGTTCAGGGGATCTAAGTTTGTATCCATCGCACCGTACTAAAACTGTTCATCTG gTGAGGCATGCCCAGGGATTTCATAATGTGGCCGGAGAGAAGGACGTGAACGAATATCTATCTTTTGATTACTTTGATGCTCAACTTACCTCTTTAGGATGGAAACAG GTTGGCAATTTGCGGAAACATGTACAATCATGTGGACTTTCTAAGAGAATTGAGTTAGTCATCACATCTCCATTGTTCAG GACTATGGAAACTGCAGTTGGCACATTCGGTGGTGAAAGTTACTCGGATGGTATAAACGTTCCTCCATTAATGGTAGCAAATGCAGGAGATTGCAACCGCCCTGCAATATCAAGTTTGAATTGCCCGCCATTTTTGGCAATAGAGCTTTGTCGGGAACATTTG GGTGTTCATCCATGTGACAAGAGGCGAAGTATTAGCGAGTATCGGTCTCTTTTCCCAGCTATTGACTTTTCATTG ATTGAACATGATGAAGATATCCTGTGGAAGCCAGACATCAGAGAGACCAACGATGAAGTTGCAGAGAGGGGACTGAAGTTTCTTAAATG GCTCTGGACCCGGAAGGAGAAGGAGATTGCAGTTGTCAGTCACAGTGGATTCTTATTTCATGCATTGAGTGCATTTGGAAATGACTGTTGTCCATCTATAAAGGATGAAATCTGCAAACA TTTCTCCAATTGTGAGCTACGTTCCTTTGTTCTTGTTGATAGGAG CATGATCGGGTTGGAATCCTCGACAACCAATTTCCCAGGCGGATTACCAAAAGGAATTGATCTTCCCAGTGATGTTGCAGCTGAAAAGCATCCG AGAAGGGAGTTCCAAATGAAGATGTGGCTTGATCTTGAGAAACAAagacttcttttttcttcttctccctgGGAGCTTTGTTTCTGTAACAAAGTTTCCCATAATTcaattttcatgaattttttaCTCACTTCATTTGAGAGAACAGTTATCCATGGGATTGTTATTGTCGTAGCCTCTTTCTGCAACTGGATTTAG